Proteins co-encoded in one Cupriavidus nantongensis genomic window:
- a CDS encoding PilW family protein — MPRRRYRATQAGVSLVEVLVAMVIALFMLAALMTVFLNLRGTVRDQERLAALQDSERLVMTMLANTVQSAGYFPDPLNQVAADALPALAGSAFGDFAAGQAIVGQSGADGASDTLTARFVTASGDGIMNCQGAANTSGANAAYLNTFAVNAANELTCAVNGGAPVPLAGGITALRVRYGTDTGNGGNVDTYLSASAVTAGALWGQVRSARVTLTFANPFAGQPGQPATLGWTQTISLMNRP, encoded by the coding sequence ATGCCACGCCGCCGCTATCGCGCAACGCAGGCCGGTGTCTCGCTGGTCGAGGTGCTGGTGGCGATGGTGATCGCGCTGTTCATGCTGGCGGCGCTGATGACGGTGTTCCTCAACCTGCGCGGCACCGTGCGCGACCAGGAGCGGCTGGCGGCGCTGCAGGACAGCGAGCGCTTGGTGATGACGATGCTGGCCAACACGGTGCAGTCGGCCGGGTACTTCCCCGATCCGCTGAACCAGGTCGCCGCGGATGCGCTGCCGGCGCTGGCGGGCAGCGCCTTCGGCGATTTCGCCGCGGGGCAGGCCATCGTCGGCCAGTCCGGCGCCGACGGGGCCAGCGATACGCTGACGGCGCGCTTTGTCACCGCCAGCGGCGACGGCATCATGAACTGCCAGGGCGCGGCCAATACCTCGGGCGCCAATGCCGCCTACCTCAACACCTTTGCGGTCAATGCCGCCAACGAGCTGACCTGCGCGGTCAACGGCGGCGCGCCGGTGCCGCTGGCCGGCGGCATTACCGCGCTGCGTGTGCGCTACGGCACCGACACCGGCAACGGCGGCAACGTCGACACCTACCTCAGCGCCAGCGCGGTCACCGCCGGCGCACTGTGGGGCCAGGTGCGCAGCGCGCGCGTGACGCTGACCTTTGCCAATCCCTTTGCCGGCCAGCCCGGCCAGCCGGCCACGCTCGGCTGGACCCAGACCATCAGCCTGATGAACCGCCCATGA
- a CDS encoding pilus assembly PilX family protein: MTRAQPDRFRIGARAGAAPRGYVLIIGLLFLLILSLLSVTMFRGFGLQEKIAGNTREKQRAFEAAQGALQYGEWWLGRGNGSAGAACNSVIDANDPANLQVCANALADPATLPWTPARADYLPPSMRLASAGSPGGLNGTDINYARAPSLYIHYLGLSPDGLSMLFRVTGAGYGGSDGTAAVVQSTYQLGAGTKDLGKE; encoded by the coding sequence ATGACACGCGCCCAGCCAGACCGTTTCCGCATCGGTGCCCGCGCCGGCGCCGCGCCGCGCGGCTATGTGCTGATCATCGGCCTGCTGTTCCTGCTGATCCTGTCGCTGCTGTCGGTGACGATGTTCCGCGGCTTCGGCCTGCAGGAGAAGATCGCCGGCAACACCCGCGAGAAGCAGCGCGCGTTCGAGGCCGCGCAGGGCGCGCTGCAGTACGGCGAATGGTGGCTGGGGCGGGGCAACGGCTCCGCCGGCGCCGCCTGCAACAGCGTGATCGACGCCAACGATCCGGCCAACCTGCAGGTCTGCGCCAACGCGCTGGCAGACCCGGCCACCCTGCCGTGGACGCCGGCGCGGGCGGATTACCTGCCGCCGTCGATGCGCCTTGCGAGCGCCGGCAGCCCCGGCGGCCTGAACGGCACCGACATCAACTACGCGCGCGCCCCCAGCCTCTACATCCACTATCTGGGCCTGTCGCCGGATGGCCTGTCGATGCTGTTCCGCGTCACCGGCGCCGGCTATGGCGGCAGCGACGGCACCGCCGCGGTGGTGCAGAGCACCTACCAGCTTGGCGCCGGCACCAAGGATCTCGGGAAAGAGTGA
- a CDS encoding pilus assembly protein, which produces MSQPPRLAGIAAAVSAVVNAVLAGPAHALVIQDNLNGASSSYDWVALNGACLTAGNGTGSIPGCATSSFTYYRDRNSKLVGGASGSVPDAPGYGALRLTNGDTAEGANGDNQTGAVVSRFTFGMQEGLQVTFSTVTYGGDNLRGTGADGISFYLADGSRSPTVGGLGGSLGYSCSNVNAAYDGVAGGYIGIGIDEFGNFSNKADNTDSGPAFQANRISVRGSGDTNWAGLRAAYPGYYPDNLSASKRAQAVQNTCARGYVQDWSNGRDGGDVKGRRLAYNYRMLGISDLPDKIANQQAVSRPTRAKGIPIVYSLKLTQNGLLSMSYSYNGGAATPVITDQDITQANGPVPASLRFGFAAGTGGGSNVHEITCFKAEPVGQSSSSAGTNVQQSARVEAGSQVYLAYYHPTNWWGELSAQNLLYDPATDSVSIATVANWNAHCTLTGGNCAATGTSVVAQAPDSRRILTWSGSTGIPLRWDTNLPAALKAKLSAGDATQSGDRLDYLRGDRSKELTAAGAGLFRKRTGVLGDIIDSSPTWVGAPSSPYSGPWTDALYKRASPAEPAGSYDAFRQAKAQRLNVVYVGANDGLLHGFRSGYYNAAGAFVGNDAGKPNDGREVLAYMPGAVLDTIHSTSAALAYSSPQYVHNLFVDATPGTGDLYYAGAWHTWLVGGLGPGANRGGPLASKTAIATGGALYALDVTDPERFGDTPAAASATVIGEWNNTLQCTGDTACGDHLGNTYGTPVIRRLHNGQWAVLFGNGLNSKSGSAGLFIMLVDPADGSRSFRYLGTGYGPQQDPAGAGSRNGIAYVTPADLDGDHITDYVYAGDVFGNLWRFDLTSDNPDQWRAGTSPLMQTGGKPITTKVAVGSVPGTGTGAAAMPRVVVAFGTGRRLEQTQGSEAVFEPGGQGLYGVWDWDMAGWNAVAGAQARYASLASATRPLSAANLTQQSITAEGRAAGSTVTVRTVSANKVCWQGSSACASGNNKYGWQLPLPSATREQVIYNPVIAYGMFIVNTTIPPSSALSQALSCNAEVPSGFTMGVSMGSGGAAAQSFFSSTNSSTFPLLNNGIVSGIGLSGTGTPSVVTAKKRPYLVQQTVGGSGAITQINPGANGAGARLNWIRLR; this is translated from the coding sequence ATGAGCCAACCTCCACGCCTCGCTGGCATTGCCGCCGCCGTCAGCGCCGTTGTCAACGCGGTCCTGGCGGGCCCGGCGCATGCGCTGGTGATCCAGGACAACCTGAACGGGGCCTCGTCCTCTTACGACTGGGTGGCGCTGAATGGCGCGTGCCTGACCGCCGGCAACGGCACCGGCTCGATCCCGGGCTGCGCCACGTCGAGCTTCACCTACTACCGGGACCGCAACTCGAAGCTGGTCGGCGGCGCCAGCGGCAGCGTGCCGGACGCACCGGGCTACGGCGCGCTGCGGCTGACCAACGGCGACACGGCCGAGGGCGCCAACGGCGACAACCAGACCGGCGCGGTGGTGTCCCGCTTCACCTTCGGCATGCAGGAGGGGCTGCAGGTCACGTTCTCCACCGTCACCTACGGCGGCGACAACCTGCGCGGCACCGGCGCCGACGGCATCAGCTTCTATCTCGCCGACGGCAGCAGGAGCCCGACCGTGGGCGGGCTGGGCGGCAGCCTGGGCTACAGCTGCTCCAACGTCAACGCCGCGTACGACGGCGTGGCCGGGGGCTATATCGGCATCGGCATCGACGAGTTCGGCAACTTCTCGAACAAGGCCGACAACACCGACTCAGGCCCGGCGTTCCAGGCCAACCGCATCAGCGTGCGCGGCTCGGGCGACACCAACTGGGCCGGCCTGCGCGCCGCCTATCCGGGCTACTACCCCGACAACCTGAGCGCCAGCAAACGCGCGCAGGCGGTGCAGAACACCTGTGCGCGCGGCTATGTACAGGACTGGAGCAACGGCAGGGACGGCGGCGACGTCAAGGGGCGGCGCCTTGCCTACAACTACCGCATGCTCGGCATCAGCGACCTGCCCGACAAGATCGCCAACCAGCAGGCGGTGTCGCGGCCGACGCGCGCCAAGGGCATCCCCATCGTCTATTCGCTCAAGCTGACGCAGAACGGGCTGCTGAGCATGTCCTACAGCTACAACGGCGGCGCGGCCACGCCGGTGATCACCGACCAGGACATCACGCAGGCCAACGGGCCGGTACCGGCGTCGCTGCGCTTCGGTTTCGCCGCGGGCACCGGCGGCGGCAGCAACGTGCACGAGATCACCTGCTTCAAGGCCGAGCCGGTGGGCCAGTCCAGCAGTTCGGCCGGCACCAACGTGCAGCAGTCGGCGCGGGTCGAGGCGGGCTCGCAGGTGTACCTGGCCTACTACCATCCGACCAACTGGTGGGGCGAGCTGAGCGCGCAGAACCTGCTCTACGATCCCGCCACCGACTCGGTGTCGATTGCCACCGTGGCCAACTGGAACGCCCATTGCACGCTGACCGGCGGCAATTGCGCGGCGACCGGCACCTCGGTGGTGGCGCAGGCGCCCGACAGCCGCAGGATCCTGACCTGGAGCGGCAGCACCGGCATCCCGCTGCGCTGGGACACCAACCTGCCCGCCGCGCTCAAGGCGAAGCTGAGCGCGGGCGATGCCACGCAAAGCGGCGACCGCCTCGACTACCTGCGCGGCGACCGCAGCAAGGAACTGACCGCGGCCGGCGCCGGGCTGTTTCGCAAGCGCACCGGCGTGCTGGGCGACATCATCGATTCGAGCCCGACCTGGGTCGGCGCGCCGTCGTCGCCGTACAGCGGGCCGTGGACCGATGCCCTGTACAAGCGCGCCAGCCCGGCGGAGCCCGCCGGCAGCTACGACGCCTTCCGGCAAGCCAAGGCGCAGCGGCTCAACGTGGTCTATGTCGGCGCCAACGACGGGCTGCTGCACGGCTTCCGCTCCGGCTACTACAACGCGGCGGGCGCCTTCGTCGGCAACGACGCCGGCAAGCCCAACGACGGCCGCGAGGTGCTGGCCTACATGCCCGGCGCGGTGCTCGACACCATCCATTCGACCAGTGCGGCGCTCGCCTACAGTTCGCCGCAATACGTGCACAACCTGTTTGTCGATGCCACGCCCGGCACCGGCGACCTGTACTACGCCGGGGCCTGGCATACCTGGCTGGTCGGCGGCCTGGGGCCGGGCGCGAACCGCGGCGGGCCGCTCGCCAGCAAGACCGCGATCGCGACCGGCGGCGCGCTGTACGCGCTCGACGTGACCGATCCGGAGCGCTTCGGCGATACCCCCGCGGCGGCCAGCGCCACGGTGATCGGCGAGTGGAACAACACGCTGCAATGCACCGGCGACACCGCGTGCGGCGACCACCTCGGCAACACCTATGGCACGCCGGTGATCCGGCGCCTGCACAACGGCCAGTGGGCGGTGCTGTTCGGCAACGGGCTCAACAGCAAGAGCGGCTCGGCCGGCCTGTTCATCATGCTGGTCGACCCGGCCGACGGCTCGCGCAGCTTCCGCTATCTCGGCACCGGCTACGGCCCGCAGCAGGACCCGGCCGGCGCCGGCAGCCGCAACGGCATTGCCTATGTCACGCCGGCCGACCTCGACGGCGACCACATCACCGACTATGTCTACGCCGGCGACGTGTTCGGCAACCTGTGGCGCTTCGACCTGACCTCGGACAATCCGGACCAATGGCGCGCCGGCACCAGCCCGCTGATGCAGACCGGCGGCAAGCCGATCACCACCAAAGTGGCGGTGGGCTCGGTGCCCGGTACCGGCACCGGCGCCGCGGCGATGCCGCGCGTGGTGGTGGCGTTCGGCACCGGCCGCCGGCTGGAGCAGACCCAGGGCAGCGAAGCGGTGTTCGAGCCGGGCGGGCAGGGGCTGTATGGCGTGTGGGACTGGGACATGGCGGGATGGAACGCGGTGGCCGGCGCGCAGGCCCGCTATGCGTCGCTGGCCAGCGCCACCCGGCCGCTGTCCGCCGCCAACCTGACGCAGCAATCGATTACCGCCGAAGGGCGCGCGGCCGGCAGCACGGTGACGGTGCGCACGGTCAGCGCCAACAAGGTGTGCTGGCAAGGCTCGAGCGCCTGCGCCAGCGGCAACAACAAATACGGCTGGCAACTGCCGCTGCCGTCGGCCACGCGCGAGCAGGTGATCTACAACCCGGTGATCGCCTACGGCATGTTTATCGTCAACACCACCATCCCGCCCAGCTCGGCGTTGTCGCAGGCGCTGTCGTGCAATGCCGAGGTGCCGTCGGGCTTCACCATGGGCGTGTCGATGGGCTCGGGCGGCGCGGCCGCGCAGTCGTTCTTCAGCAGCACCAACAGCAGCACCTTCCCGCTGCTGAACAACGGCATCGTCAGCGGCATCGGCCTGAGCGGCACCGGCACGCCGTCGGTGGTGACGGCGAAGAAGCGGCCCTACCTGGTGCAGCAGACCGTCGGCGGCAGCGGCGCCATCACCCAGATCAACCCCGGCGCCAACGGTGCCGGCGCCCGCCTCAACTGGATCCGCCTGCGCTGA